From Vitis vinifera cultivar Pinot Noir 40024 chromosome 5, ASM3070453v1, the proteins below share one genomic window:
- the LOC100266490 gene encoding enoyl-CoA delta isomerase 2, peroxisomal: MCTLEQRGNLFLLILTGDNEHRLGPTLVDSIRSALAQVKSQATPGSALITTAHGKFFSNGLDLPWAQAAGSSGFRDRLNHLVNNFKPIIADLLSLPMPTIAAVSGHAAAAGFMLAISHDYVLMKNDRSVLYMSELDIGLTFADYFMAMLKSRISDPAARRDVMLRAKKVKAEEAVRMGIVDSAHDSAESTVEAAVRLAEQLSGRKWNGEVYAEIRKAMHPEVCGLLGLSHRAVVAPRL, translated from the coding sequence ATGTGCACGTTAGAGCAGCGCGGCAACCTTTTCCTCCTAATCCTAACCGGCGACAATGAGCACCGACTAGGCCCTACTCTCGTCGACTCCATCAGATCCGCTCTTGCTCAGGTTAAATCCCAAGCCACTCCTGGCTCTGCTCTCATCACCACCGCCCACGGCAAGTTCTTCTCCAACGGCTTGGACCTCCCCTGGGCCCAAGCCGCCGGATCCTCGGGCTTCCGAGACCGTCTCAACCACTTGGTCAACAACTTCAAGCCGATCATCGCTGATTTGCTCTCACTCCCGATGCCCACAATAGCCGCCGTTTCCGGTCACGCCGCCGCCGCCGGATTTATGCTCGCTATCAGCCACGACTACGTTCTCATGAAGAACGACAGAAGCGTGCTGTACATGAGCGAGCTGGACATTGGCCTGACCTTCGCCGACTACTTCATGGCAATGCTGAAGTCCAGGATCAGCGATCCGGCTGCAAGACGCGATGTGATGCTGAGAGCAAAAAAGGTGAAAGCGGAGGAGGCGGTGAGGATGGGGATTGTGGATTCGGCGCACGACAGCGCGGAGAGCACGGTGGAGGCTGCGGTGCGCCTGGCGGAGCAGTTGAGCGGTCGTAAATGGAACGGCGAGGTGTATGCTGAGATCAGGAAAGCGATGCATCCCGAAGTATGCGGACTGCTGGGATTGTCTCATAGGGCCGTTGTGGCGCCACGGCTTTGA